Below is a window of Myroides profundi DNA.
AATACCACTCATTAAAGAGTATTTATTATTTGATGCCCAAGCTCCAATCATGATACCATATACTCCTACAGAAAGTACTGCGATGATATATAGTAAGCCAACATTTAAGTCAGCAGCTTGTAATATAATATCTCTTCCAAATAAATGAAACTTATCTCCCCAAGGAATAACAGCACTAGTCATTAATGCTAATGTCATCGCAAGGAAAGGACCAAACTTAAATAAGAACTTATTTGGTGTGTTTGGTTGTGTTTCTTCTTTAGCGAATAGTTTTAAACCATCTGCTAGTGGTTGTAAGATACCTCCTTTACCAGCACGGTTAGGACCTAGACGGTCTTGTATCCAGGCAGCAATTTTACGTTCTGCTAACGTGGCATACATCGCCATAAGCATCGTAACTGCAAACACAACTACAATGATAACTGCCTTATCTATAATAATAGTTTTATCCATACTTATGCCGATTTATTCTTTAGATTCATTATCTGTAAAAGGAATCTCCTTCATACTAATTTTAACGCGGTCTTGGTCACGTCCTTCTAAGATATGTTTTTCTGTTTTCATTACTACTTTATCTAATTTCTTAGTGTAGTTGTTTTGATTGATAACAGAGAATTTCTCAAACTTACGCGGTCCTTCAATAACCCAGTCTTTTGTGTCTTTATGGTCAAAACGACAGCTGTTACAAATGAACTCTTCTACTTCGTGGAATTCATCTTTACGAGCTGTTACTCTTTGGATTTCTTCACCGAACATCCATACTGTTACTTTACCAGAACATGTAGGACAATCTCTATGTGCGTTGTAAGGTTTGTTAAACCAGACACGTGATTTAAAGCGGAATGTTTTATCTGTTAATGCTCCTACAGGACATACATCTATCATATTTCCAGAGAACTCATTATCAATTGCAGCTGATATATAAGTTGATATCTGTGCGTGATCACCACGTCCACATACACCGTGTACTCGTGCATCTGTTAGTTGTTCTGCTGTCTTAACACATCTATAGCAAAGGATACAACGATTCATATGAAGTTGAATATTGTCTCCGATATTCTCAGGAGCGAATGTTCTTTTCTCTTCTTTGAAACGTTTTTGTTCTTTACCGTGATTGAAAGCTAAGTTTTGTAAATCACACTCACCTGCTTGGTCACATACTGGACAGTCAAGAGGGTGGTTGATTAATAAGAATTCAGTAACTGCTTTACGTGCTTCTAGTACTCTTGGAGAAGAAATACTTTTTACCTCCATACCGTCCATAACTCCTGTTTTACAAGAAGCCATTAGCTTAGGCATAGGACGTGGATCTGCTTCACTACCTTTAGATACTTCTACTAAACATGCTCTACATTTTCCTCCTGTACCTTCAAGTTTTGAATAATAGCACATTGCAGGAGGTACTGATTCGCCTCCTATCATTCTTGCTGCTTGTAGAATGGATGTCCCTGGTTCTACTTCTATTTCATGTCCGTCTATAGTAACTTTCATAAACTGTGCTTTGTTTAAGCTGAATATTTAGTCAGCGTATATTATTTATTGATCAAGTGTTTTACTGCAGTAAAAGGTTCATTAACAAAGTGGTCTCTGTTTTTAATCTTTTCTGGGTATAAAACGTGATATTCAAACTCTTCTCTAAAATGTCTTAAGGCAGCAGCTACAGGCCATGCAGCAGCATCCCCTAAAGGACATATTGTATTTCCTTCAATATTGCTCTGGATGCTCCATAGTAAATCTATATCATCCATAGTTCCATTACCTGTCTCTATACGGTGTAATACTTTTTCAAGCCATCCTGTACCTTCACGACATGGAGAACATTGTCCACAACTTTCGTGAGCATAGAAACGAGCGAAGTTCCAAGTGTTTCTAACGATACATGCTGTATCATTATAAACGATGAATCCTCCAGACCCCAACATAGATCCTGTTTCGAATCCTCCATCAGATAATGATTCATACGTCATTAGACGATCTTCACCATTAGCTGTTTTATAGATTAAATGTGCTGGTAATATAGGTACTGAAGATCCTCCAGGAACTAATGCCTTGATAGGACGATCATCTATCATACCACCACAGTATTCTTCTGAGTTAATAAATTCATGAACAGTGATACCCATTTCGATTTCGTATACTCCTGGTTTTTTGATGTGCCCTGAAGCAGAAATAAGTTTTGTACCAGCTGATCTACCTAATCCTAATTTAGAATATGCCTCTCCAGAGTTGTTTACAATCCATGGAACGTTAGCAATAGACTCTACGTTATTTACCACTGTAGGATTCCCCCATAATCCGCTTACAGCAGGGAATGGTGGTTTGATACGAGGATTACCTCTTTTACCTTCTAGTGATTCAATAAGAGCAGTTTCTTCTCCACAGATATATGCTCCTGCACCACAGTGTACATGTAAATCTAGTGAATAGTCTGATCCTAAGATATTTTTACCAAGCCATCCAGCAGCATAAGCTTCTTTTATAGCTCTTTCTAGTATTTTAAAAACCCACATATATTCTCCACGAATATAGATGTAAGATAGGTTAGCCCCTAAAGCGAAACTTGATGTAATCATTCCTTCTATTAATAAGTGAGGAATATGTTCCATTAAGTAACGGTCTTTAAAAGTACCTGGTTCAGATTCATCAGCATTACAAACTAAGTGTCTTGGTTTGCCTGACTTTTTATCGATGAAACTCCATTTTAATCCTACTGGGAATCCAGCACCTCCACGACCTCTTAAACCAGAAGCTTTTACTTCTTCCGTGATTTCATCAGGAGTCATAGATTTTATAGCTTTCTCTACAGAAGCATAACCACCATTTTCACGGTATACTTCATAAGACTTAATCCCTGGGATATTGATTTTATCTAATAATATTTTTGTTGCCATATTACTATTTGTCGTGAAGAATTACTTTACCAGCTTTACAATCTTCTATGATTTGATCTATTTTTTCTTTTGTTAAGTGCTCTTTATAGAAATCTCCTAATTGCATCATTGGAGCATATCCACAAGCACCTAAACATTGAACACCTGCTATAGAGAACATTCCATCAGGAGTTGTTTCTCCTGGTTTTATGCCTAGTTTTTCACAAGCGTATTCCATCATATCATCAGCACCTCTAATTCCACAACAAGACGTTAAGCAGAATTCGAACATATACTTACCTACAGGTTTTTGGTTGTACATTGTATAGAATGTAACTACCTCGTATACTTCGATAGAAGTTATGTTTAGCATTTCAGCTACCTTATCCATTAACTCTGCACTTAACCAGTTATCATGAGCATCTTGTACTTCGTGTAAGACTGGTAATAGTGCTGACTTTCTTTTATCAGCAGGGTAGTGGCTAATCAACTCATCAATGCGTTGTTGCAACTCTGGTGTGATATTTATGTTTTGTTTGTATTTTTTAACTTCCATAATCTTAAGCGTCTAATTCTCCTGCGATAATATTTAAACTTGACAGTGTAATAATAGCATCTGATAGCATACCACCTCTTACGATGTCATTATATGCTTGATAGATGATAAAACAAGGTCTTCTAAAGTGTAAACGATAAGGAGTTCTACTACCATCAGTGATTAAGTAGAAACCTAATTCTCCATTACCACCTTCTACAGGATTGTATAGTTCTGTAACTGGTACAGGTACTTCTCCCATTATTATTTTGAAGTGGTAGATAAGCGCTTCCATATTAGTATATACATCTTCTTTAGGAGGAAGGTAATAATCTGGAACATCAGCATGGTATGGACCTTCTGGCATTTTATCTAATGCCTGTCTGATGATTTTTAAACTCTCCCATATTTCAGCGTTACGTACACAGAATCTGTCATAGCAGTCACCACTTGTACCAACTGGAATATCAAAATCAAAGTCTTCATAAGAACAGTAAGGTGAAGCGATACGTACATCGTAGTCTACTCCAGCAGCTCTTAAGTTAGGGCCTGTGAATCCGAAGTTTATAGCTTCTTCAGCAGAAATTCCTCCAACACCTATTGTTCTGTCCATAAAGATTCTGTTACGCGTAAGTAACCCTTCAAATTCAGACCAGATTGCAGGGAATTCTTTTAAGAATTCTTCGATTAGTTGGAATACTTTTGGAGACCATTCTCTCTCAAATCCTCCGATTCTTCCCATATTAGTAGTTAAACGTGCACCACTAATTTCTTCGAATATTTCGTATATTTTTTCTCTGTATTGGAATACATATAAGAACCCTGTAAGAGCTCCTGTATCTACTCCCATTACAGAGCTACATATAATGTGGTCAGCTATACGAGCTAACTCCATTACGATAACTCTTAAATATTGAACTCTTTTAGGGATCTCAATACCTAATGCTTTTTCTACAGTTAACCACCAAGCAGTATTGTTGATTGGTGAAGAACAATAGTTTAGACGATCTGTTAATACGTTGATTTGATAAAAAGGTCTGTTCTCAGCTA
It encodes the following:
- a CDS encoding 2Fe-2S iron-sulfur cluster-binding protein, yielding MKVTIDGHEIEVEPGTSILQAARMIGGESVPPAMCYYSKLEGTGGKCRACLVEVSKGSEADPRPMPKLMASCKTGVMDGMEVKSISSPRVLEARKAVTEFLLINHPLDCPVCDQAGECDLQNLAFNHGKEQKRFKEEKRTFAPENIGDNIQLHMNRCILCYRCVKTAEQLTDARVHGVCGRGDHAQISTYISAAIDNEFSGNMIDVCPVGALTDKTFRFKSRVWFNKPYNAHRDCPTCSGKVTVWMFGEEIQRVTARKDEFHEVEEFICNSCRFDHKDTKDWVIEGPRKFEKFSVINQNNYTKKLDKVVMKTEKHILEGRDQDRVKISMKEIPFTDNESKE
- the nuoF gene encoding NADH-quinone oxidoreductase subunit NuoF, coding for MATKILLDKINIPGIKSYEVYRENGGYASVEKAIKSMTPDEITEEVKASGLRGRGGAGFPVGLKWSFIDKKSGKPRHLVCNADESEPGTFKDRYLMEHIPHLLIEGMITSSFALGANLSYIYIRGEYMWVFKILERAIKEAYAAGWLGKNILGSDYSLDLHVHCGAGAYICGEETALIESLEGKRGNPRIKPPFPAVSGLWGNPTVVNNVESIANVPWIVNNSGEAYSKLGLGRSAGTKLISASGHIKKPGVYEIEMGITVHEFINSEEYCGGMIDDRPIKALVPGGSSVPILPAHLIYKTANGEDRLMTYESLSDGGFETGSMLGSGGFIVYNDTACIVRNTWNFARFYAHESCGQCSPCREGTGWLEKVLHRIETGNGTMDDIDLLWSIQSNIEGNTICPLGDAAAWPVAAALRHFREEFEYHVLYPEKIKNRDHFVNEPFTAVKHLINK
- the nuoE gene encoding complex I 24 kDa subunit family protein encodes the protein MEVKKYKQNINITPELQQRIDELISHYPADKRKSALLPVLHEVQDAHDNWLSAELMDKVAEMLNITSIEVYEVVTFYTMYNQKPVGKYMFEFCLTSCCGIRGADDMMEYACEKLGIKPGETTPDGMFSIAGVQCLGACGYAPMMQLGDFYKEHLTKEKIDQIIEDCKAGKVILHDK
- a CDS encoding NADH-quinone oxidoreductase subunit D, which gives rise to MSDLLLPPEQRYAKLIEEKFQEDGTELQILNLGPTHPATHGIFQNIILLDGEKVLDGEGTVGYIHRAFEKIAENRPFYQINVLTDRLNYCSSPINNTAWWLTVEKALGIEIPKRVQYLRVIVMELARIADHIICSSVMGVDTGALTGFLYVFQYREKIYEIFEEISGARLTTNMGRIGGFEREWSPKVFQLIEEFLKEFPAIWSEFEGLLTRNRIFMDRTIGVGGISAEEAINFGFTGPNLRAAGVDYDVRIASPYCSYEDFDFDIPVGTSGDCYDRFCVRNAEIWESLKIIRQALDKMPEGPYHADVPDYYLPPKEDVYTNMEALIYHFKIIMGEVPVPVTELYNPVEGGNGELGFYLITDGSRTPYRLHFRRPCFIIYQAYNDIVRGGMLSDAIITLSSLNIIAGELDA